Proteins from one Prevotella sp. E2-28 genomic window:
- a CDS encoding O-acetylhomoserine aminocarboxypropyltransferase/cysteine synthase family protein: MEQKMKPATLCVQAGWEPKNGESRVLPIYQSTTFKYDNTEEMADLFDLKKEGYFYTRLQNPTNDAVAKKIAALEGGVGAMLTSSGQAANFYAIFNICEAGDHFVTSNEIYGGTYNLFGVTLKKLGIECTFVNPEASEEEISAAFRPNTKALFGETISNPGCKVLDIEKFARIAHNHGVPLIIDNTFPTPINCRPFEWGADIVTHSTTKYMDGHATQVGGCIVDSGNFDWDAHAEKFPGLCTPDESYHGLTYTKKFGKMAYMTKLTAQLMRDLGSIPSPHNAFLLNLGLETLHLRMKQHCSNAQKIAEFLKNDSRVAWIHYSGLEDDECHALAQKYLPNGSCGVIAFGLKGTRETAVKFMDSLKLICIVTHVADARTCVLHPASHTHRQLSDEQLREAGVAPDLIRLSVGIEDVDDLLADIRQALDKI, translated from the coding sequence GGTGAGTCGCGCGTGTTACCTATTTATCAGAGCACCACGTTCAAGTATGATAACACAGAAGAGATGGCCGATCTCTTCGACCTGAAAAAAGAGGGTTATTTCTATACCCGACTACAGAACCCTACGAATGATGCGGTAGCCAAAAAGATTGCAGCCCTTGAGGGTGGAGTAGGGGCTATGCTTACCTCAAGTGGTCAGGCTGCGAATTTCTATGCCATCTTCAATATCTGTGAGGCTGGTGATCATTTCGTGACTTCGAATGAAATCTACGGTGGTACTTATAACCTCTTTGGTGTTACGCTGAAAAAGCTTGGTATTGAGTGCACCTTTGTTAATCCTGAGGCTTCTGAGGAGGAAATCAGCGCAGCTTTCCGTCCTAATACGAAAGCCCTTTTTGGTGAGACAATCTCGAATCCAGGCTGTAAGGTGCTTGATATCGAGAAGTTCGCTCGCATTGCCCACAATCATGGGGTGCCCCTCATCATAGATAATACTTTCCCCACACCTATTAACTGTCGTCCCTTCGAGTGGGGAGCTGATATTGTGACGCACTCTACAACGAAGTATATGGATGGACATGCAACACAGGTGGGTGGCTGTATCGTGGATAGCGGTAATTTCGACTGGGATGCTCATGCCGAGAAATTCCCAGGATTGTGTACGCCCGATGAGTCATATCATGGCCTGACCTATACGAAGAAGTTTGGTAAGATGGCTTATATGACTAAGCTTACTGCTCAGCTGATGCGTGATTTGGGCTCTATCCCCTCACCTCATAATGCGTTCTTGCTGAACTTAGGTTTGGAGACTCTGCACCTGCGTATGAAGCAGCATTGCAGTAATGCCCAGAAGATTGCGGAGTTCCTGAAGAATGATAGTCGCGTGGCTTGGATTCATTATAGTGGACTAGAGGATGACGAGTGTCATGCTTTGGCGCAGAAATACCTGCCAAATGGTTCATGTGGCGTTATCGCCTTTGGTTTGAAGGGTACTCGTGAGACTGCTGTGAAGTTCATGGATTCACTGAAGTTGATTTGCATTGTGACTCACGTGGCAGATGCTCGTACCTGCGTGCTGCATCCAGCCAGTCATACTCATCGTCAGTTGAGTGATGAGCAATTGCGTGAGGCAGGTGTGGCTCCTGATCTGATTCGCCTTTCTGTGGGTATCGAGGATGTTGATGACCTGTTGGCTGATATTCGTCAGGCACTGGATAAGATTTGA
- the rsfS gene encoding ribosome silencing factor: MEQTKKLVKVIIDGIQEKKGSQIVVADLSAIEGTICKNFIICQGNSPAQVEAITESIGDMARKELGEKPAHVVGLENAQWVAMDYTDVMVHVFLPDVRAYYDLEHLWEDAPLERVPDLD; encoded by the coding sequence ATGGAACAAACAAAGAAATTAGTAAAAGTTATTATCGACGGAATACAGGAGAAGAAAGGTTCACAGATTGTAGTGGCTGATTTGAGTGCTATCGAAGGCACCATCTGTAAGAATTTTATTATATGTCAGGGAAATTCGCCTGCACAGGTGGAGGCTATCACTGAAAGTATTGGCGATATGGCTCGCAAAGAACTGGGTGAAAAACCTGCTCATGTAGTGGGCTTGGAGAATGCACAATGGGTAGCCATGGACTATACGGATGTTATGGTGCATGTATTCCTGCCGGATGTGCGTGCCTATTATGATTTGGAACATCTATGGGAAGATGCCCCATTAGAGCGTGTTCCAGACCTGGACTAA
- the ftsH gene encoding ATP-dependent zinc metalloprotease FtsH produces the protein MDQNQNNQPKMPKFNMNWIYLLVIGALAFFYFQNGTDGLQEQGTVQGQASYSEFKNFVNKGYAERIVANKSTETLKMYVKPDSIQSVFHKSTATTGKDPYLSVEYGSNAKVEEFVDSARAHGYFTGKFDYEHEASNGFLSFIITSLLPIFFLVFLWMFFMRRMGGGGGMGAGIFNVGKSKAKMYEKGGELGITFKDVAGQTGAKQEIQEIVEFLKNPQKYTDLGGKIPKGALLVGPPGTGKTLLAKAVAGEAGVPFFSMSGSDFVEMFVGVGASRVRDLFQQAKAKSPCIIFIDEIDAVGRARSKNPSMGGNDERENTLNALLTEMDGFGTNSGVIILAATNRVDMLDSALLRAGRFDRQIHVDLPDLNERKEVFMVHLKPLKLDESVDVDFLARQTPGFSGADIANVCNEAALIAARHDSPTVGKQDFLDAVDRIIGGLEKKTKVMTEAEKRSIAIHEAGHATISWFTEFANPLVKVSIVPRGQALGAAWYLPEERVLQTKEAMLDEMCSLLGGRAAEELFVGHISTGAMNDLERTTKQAYGMIAYAGMGEQLPNICYYNNAEYQFQRPYSETTAKLIDDEVLKMINTQYERAKQILTEHKDGHAQLAQLLVEREVIFAEDVERIFGKRPWTSRADELLEAQMRAEAEKMAEERTKQLEAKSQEPKEPEGNEA, from the coding sequence ATGGATCAGAATCAGAATAACCAACCGAAGATGCCTAAGTTCAATATGAACTGGATCTATCTTCTTGTCATTGGTGCATTGGCATTTTTCTATTTCCAGAATGGTACTGATGGCCTTCAGGAACAAGGCACCGTTCAAGGACAGGCTTCTTATAGCGAGTTCAAAAACTTCGTGAATAAAGGCTATGCAGAGCGTATCGTGGCTAACAAGAGCACAGAGACGCTGAAAATGTATGTGAAGCCCGACAGTATTCAGTCGGTGTTTCATAAATCAACGGCAACGACAGGTAAAGATCCCTATCTGAGTGTGGAATATGGTAGTAACGCGAAGGTGGAGGAGTTTGTTGACTCTGCCCGTGCACATGGCTATTTCACAGGAAAGTTTGACTATGAACATGAGGCAAGCAACGGTTTCTTGAGTTTTATCATCACCAGTCTGTTGCCTATTTTCTTCCTCGTGTTCCTGTGGATGTTCTTCATGCGCCGTATGGGCGGCGGTGGCGGCATGGGTGCCGGCATCTTCAACGTAGGCAAGAGTAAGGCTAAGATGTATGAAAAGGGTGGCGAACTGGGTATTACCTTCAAGGACGTAGCTGGTCAGACTGGTGCCAAACAGGAGATTCAGGAGATTGTAGAGTTCCTTAAGAACCCACAGAAATATACTGATTTGGGAGGTAAGATTCCCAAGGGCGCTCTGCTTGTAGGTCCTCCAGGAACAGGTAAGACGCTGTTGGCCAAGGCTGTAGCTGGCGAGGCTGGTGTGCCTTTCTTCTCGATGAGTGGCTCCGACTTCGTAGAGATGTTCGTAGGTGTAGGAGCTAGTCGTGTGCGTGACTTGTTCCAGCAGGCAAAGGCGAAGAGCCCTTGTATCATTTTCATCGACGAGATTGATGCCGTGGGTCGTGCCCGTTCTAAGAATCCCTCAATGGGTGGTAACGATGAGCGCGAGAATACGCTGAACGCCCTACTCACAGAGATGGACGGCTTTGGTACGAATAGCGGTGTTATCATCTTGGCTGCCACCAACCGTGTGGATATGCTAGATTCTGCATTGCTCCGTGCAGGACGTTTCGATCGTCAGATACATGTAGATTTGCCTGATCTCAATGAACGTAAGGAGGTCTTCATGGTACATTTGAAACCATTGAAGCTTGATGAGAGCGTTGATGTGGACTTCTTGGCTCGTCAGACTCCAGGCTTCTCTGGTGCTGATATTGCTAATGTTTGTAACGAGGCTGCCTTGATTGCAGCCCGTCATGATAGTCCCACAGTGGGTAAGCAGGACTTCCTAGATGCTGTTGATCGTATCATCGGTGGTCTGGAAAAGAAAACGAAGGTGATGACTGAGGCCGAGAAGCGTTCTATTGCTATTCATGAGGCTGGTCATGCAACGATTTCATGGTTCACGGAATTTGCAAATCCATTGGTAAAGGTGTCTATCGTACCTCGCGGTCAGGCACTGGGCGCAGCCTGGTATCTGCCTGAGGAGCGTGTGCTTCAAACCAAAGAGGCGATGCTTGATGAGATGTGTTCACTCCTCGGAGGCCGCGCTGCCGAGGAACTTTTCGTGGGACATATCTCTACGGGTGCCATGAACGACCTTGAGCGTACCACCAAACAGGCTTACGGCATGATAGCATACGCTGGTATGGGTGAACAACTGCCTAATATCTGCTATTATAATAATGCAGAATACCAGTTCCAACGTCCTTATTCTGAGACCACAGCCAAACTCATTGACGATGAGGTGTTGAAGATGATCAATACGCAATACGAGCGTGCCAAGCAGATTCTGACGGAACATAAGGACGGTCATGCCCAACTGGCACAGCTTTTGGTAGAGCGTGAGGTTATCTTTGCCGAGGATGTGGAGAGAATATTCGGCAAACGTCCTTGGACTTCTCGTGCCGACGAACTCCTGGAAGCCCAGATGCGTGCAGAGGCTGAGAAAATGGCTGAGGAGCGCACCAAGCAACTGGAGGCAAAATCTCAAGAGCCAAAAGAACCTGAAGGGAATGAGGCATAA